A single Marinobacter sp. es.042 DNA region contains:
- the crcB gene encoding fluoride efflux transporter CrcB: MWLSFVAVSVGAVIGANLRWALGLWLNTTYHAVPYGTLVANLSGGWLIGLLIGYFSHGTTLAPEWRLFAITGLCGALTTFSTFSLEMFAAIQDGKWAMAITGILAHVVGSILMTALGIYTFGLVKG, encoded by the coding sequence GCGCCGTTATCGGCGCCAACCTTCGTTGGGCTCTGGGGTTGTGGTTGAACACGACATACCATGCCGTTCCCTACGGAACGCTGGTTGCCAACCTCAGTGGTGGTTGGCTGATCGGGCTGCTGATCGGTTACTTCAGCCATGGCACCACGCTGGCACCAGAGTGGCGGCTCTTTGCCATAACCGGATTGTGCGGTGCCCTGACCACCTTTTCGACGTTTTCACTCGAGATGTTTGCTGCCATTCAGGACGGCAAATGGGCCATGGCCATCACCGGTATTCTGGCCCACGTTGTCGGCTCCATCCTCATGACTGCACTGGGAATTTACACCTTCGGCCTAGTGAAGGGATGA